From the genome of Pseudomonas sp. Teo4, one region includes:
- a CDS encoding alpha/beta hydrolase, producing the protein MSHPARFTHENIPLNIDGVQLDLAVLHRTGPKAPILFLHGFGSTKEDYADITLQHAFDGHTFIAYDAPGCGETACTDLSRINIPLLVKTAQAVLKHFEIDKFHLVGHSMGGLTGLMLAHGEPQRVLSFVDIEGNIAPEDCFLSRQIHDHRREDDERFFHDFIERTRLASDPASALYAASLVHKVRTGAVRGIFESMVEFSDNGELMDKFLALPFPRQYMYGVTNSHLSYLGHIAAQGVQLACIPDCGHFPMYSNPVLMWQHIKALQDRA; encoded by the coding sequence GTGTCCCACCCAGCTCGCTTCACCCACGAGAACATCCCGCTGAACATCGACGGTGTGCAACTCGACCTGGCGGTGCTACACCGCACCGGGCCGAAAGCGCCCATCCTGTTCCTCCACGGCTTCGGTTCCACCAAAGAAGACTACGCCGATATCACGCTGCAACACGCTTTCGATGGGCATACCTTCATTGCCTACGATGCGCCAGGTTGCGGTGAAACCGCGTGCACCGACCTCTCGCGCATCAACATCCCTTTGCTGGTAAAAACAGCGCAGGCCGTGCTCAAGCATTTCGAGATCGACAAGTTCCATCTTGTGGGCCATTCGATGGGGGGACTTACCGGTCTGATGCTGGCTCATGGGGAGCCACAGCGGGTGCTGAGCTTCGTCGATATCGAGGGCAACATTGCCCCGGAAGACTGCTTCCTCAGTCGCCAAATTCATGATCATCGTCGCGAAGATGACGAACGCTTCTTTCACGACTTTATCGAGCGCACTCGATTAGCCTCGGACCCCGCGAGCGCCCTGTATGCCGCGAGCCTCGTGCACAAAGTACGTACTGGCGCAGTGCGCGGCATTTTCGAGTCGATGGTGGAGTTCTCCGACAACGGCGAGCTCATGGACAAGTTCCTGGCACTGCCATTCCCGCGCCAATACATGTACGGGGTGACCAACTCACACCTGTCCTACCTCGGGCACATCGCAGCCCAGGGCGTGCAACTGGCGTGCATCCCGGACTGCGGCCATTTCCCGATGTACTCCAACCCCGTCCTGATGTGGCAACACATCAAGGCTCTGCAAGACCGCGCCTAA